The Solibacillus sp. FSL R7-0668 genome includes the window GAATCGGGAGTTTTCGTTTGGTCGTAGCGGGTGTCCAGTGCTTGGCAGAGGAAGGGCTGATTAAAACCGTTTCTAATAGCCAGTTTTCTTCATTTTCCTCGGGTTCACTTAGACGTAGCGCGATTTTCACACCATCAAAGGTGTGCGTTGCTTGTAGAGGCCAGCCGCCGTTTAAAAAGTACGGAATGAGCGCAAGGGAGTCTTCCTTTGATAGTCCGGCATTCGCAAGCTTTTGTTGCATAGCGTGCTGCAATAATTCCTGCTCAAAGTGAAAGCCCTCCTCTGAAATAGTTGCCTGCTGCCATACCGTTGGATTAGACCATAAAGGCAGGATCGTTTGGAGCTCATGAAATAGCTGCGTCGTTTCGCTATTGAGCGCCGCAAAATCTAAAAAAGGATGGCGATAGCGCGGAGATAGGACATCTAATAAATCCGCCGCATCAATCAGTAAGTCTCGCTCCTCGGAAGGCATATTTAATCCATATAAAGTATGCTCAACATTAAAAAATAAGGTTGGTACCCAGCTTGAGGTCGGCAAAATTAAATCGTCCTTATTGTAGGCGGTCATGCGAAAAAGCCCCGGACGTACTGTGGCTAGCTTGATGCGCATCATTTTAATAAACGGTAATTTTGTATTGAGTAAAGTTTGCATAGCTAGCTTGCTTTACGCAAGTTCACCTCCAAGTAATAGCATTCATATTATGAAACAATTAAATTGCTTTTTGTAATTTCTTCTTGTAGTGCACGCAATCGCTTGAATTGCTGCTGGATAGCGTTGATATAGCTTTCGAAGTAATCGAGCTTGCCTGCTTTTTTAGCCGCAGATTTCATAGCACGCCAAATACGAACCGCCTGCTTGTAATTATAACGCGATTTCTGATTAATCTCCTCCATCGCATAATAATGATAAAGTGGCAATGCGACTTCTGGAGCATGCGCCACAACAATCTTTAAGCCACTTTGCTCTAAGTAAGCAATAGAGGTAGGGTAGAGCTGATGCAATGCCACCCATTCACGATAGCGGCCCAGACGTAGTAAGTAATCGGCAAATGCTTCAATTCCATATTTCCCAAAGGCCGTATACAGCGAAAGCTCTTCGGCTTCCGTTAACTCAATTTGCTCGTACAGGACAACGAGCTTCCGCGTGTATTGTTGGCGACGAACTGGGGATAGTTGCTCTTGAATAAAGGACTGTAAAAATGGAATCGCCTGCTTCAAAATCATGGACGCCTCAGCTAAATAGCCCTTTTCGAGACTTTGCTGGGCAACATCAATAAAGCTTTCTACATTTTCTAACGACATCTCTTGTAATATTCGTTCTAGCGGTGTGCTGGCGCGTAATATGATATAAAACAGCGCTTTTACAACAGATAAATCAATGTCCACTGGCGCATTTGTTTTTTCTAAAATAGCCAGCTCTGCGGTTAAACGCTTTTGCTCGGTGAATAGCTTCGTCCAAAATTGTAAGTAAAGCGCAAGTCGGAAATGAGCGGCTTCTTTTTCCAGCAGTAAAATATCGCGTACCATAAGCTGGAGTGCATCAAAAAAGGGTTCAGCAGCAAAAAGACGCGTCGTTTTGCTAATATGTTCAATCGCAACACCCATACGATTAAGCGCATTTTCTAAATAATAATTGATATAATTCGTGTTCATGGCCATTCCGGTTTTCATGGCATGCTGCAAGAGCCGCTTCATCAACGCGACTTCCATATACAAATCAAATAACTGCTGCCACTCTTGTTCAAATGGGCGCTGCCGCTGTAATTTTGAGCGGGCATTTTCAAGCAACGATGAAATAAAGAAGCAATCAATGGGGCGCTGCTCTTTGAAGGTATAGTTGAGCACCTCATCCGCCATACGCTGCCAGCTTTCCGGACTCCGTTCAGAGGCAAGGGTATGCAGCTGCACCGTTTTTTTCGCGCGCCATTTTGCAAGCCAATCCTGTAGTGAAATGAAATATTGCGATAGCTTAAAAATCACGGCCAGCTGATGGCGACATAGCTTTCTTTGCGGGCATGTACAGCTAATTTGCTGCTGGGTAAAAGAAACCGTTACCTCTGTCGTGCGAACATCTTGAATTTGGCATACTAACAGTTGGGTAAACGCTGAGTAGCTACGCAGCTTGATGGCTTGATTACGCACGGAAAACATCGCGCGCGTCACAAGCTCGGCATCCTCATTCGCTGAAGGGTGGAGCTGTTCTTCAAAGCGCTGTAACGTTTTTTCAATAAATTCTTTATGTGAATGAGCAACATCAGAAAAGCTTGAACTCATAATAGATGTCCTCCTATCTAAAAAAGTCGTTCCCTTCATTATAATATGAATTGCCATAAAGTGAAACTTGCTCGATTCGGATGGGGCGAGGGGATTTTTGAATGTGTTATGTGTGGGTTATGCTGGGTTTTTGAGGTATGTGTTCGAAATTTTTATTTTATGCTCGAATTACGAAATATATGTTCGGTTTCCCATATATCCCCTATTTAACTCGCGCTTCAATTCTTAAATAGTTACATGAATTGGAAGTTTGAAATGTTAAAAGTATGGGGAAACTAATTGTAAATAGAAAAATCATGAATCGAGTATGAATAGTACGCTCGGTTCGGGTAAATATAATAAACGAGAGCTTCAAGTTAGGTCTTTTGACTAAAGTGAAGCAAGTGAAATAAAAGAACACCTAAGGAGGAATTTATATGATCCAAGTGCAATTTATGAAGCCATTTTATACGAAATTATCTGATTCAAAATTACGCTTAGTATTTGCTTATCAATATTTTTCAATTACAAAGGATGAGGAAATTTTTCATTTCATCCCGATTGAAGGCAAGGAAATGATTGTGGACTTAAATACGATGCAGGTCGAGAATTTATCGGAAGTATTTGTCTTCCAGCGTGGAAACCGATTTGTGCGACTGCCACTTTATCAGTTATTATTAGTATCCAACGTGCATGAGTATTTAACGCCGATTATTGAAAATGTATCCACACAAATCAAGCCATCCCAAGTCGAACCGCTTTATCAATTTGACGAGGAAGTGGAGGGCATTGTGCGCGGATTAGTAGAGGAAAATTTATCACGCCTAATCGATAACGCCCTAGAATCTCGAAATGAAGCATTATTTCATGATTTGATGGTAGAAAAGGCAAAATTCACAGGGGGCTATGCAGCATCATGACTGACCACGCCCCTAATTAACACCCACTGACGTATCGAAATAACGCCAGTGGTTTTTTTACGTTCAGTTGCATTAGAGGATATGCGAATTGAATGTACTGACGGTGCTGTGTGTTGCTGGACTCTCGTGCTCTGCTGGTGCCGGAAATTTATTTGTGAAATTTAGATTATATTTGCGAATCCCCAAAATCAACAATTTCCGCAGCACTCCACCGCACCTGAGGACACTCCAATCAAATCAAAAAACCCCCACAAACTCTTCATCAAAAAACGAAAAGTTCGGGGAGTCCACATAACTCAATTTAAAATCCAATCCCAATTACTTACCTTTAAACAGATTCAACGCCAATTGCGCGGTTTGCTCGGCTTGCTCATGTAGGACGATTATTTGCGCACGTAATGCGGCTTCGATGGATTCACGCTCTGCTAGCATTTGCTCTGCTTGCTTGAATAAGTCCTTGCCGGTCCAATCATCCTGCTCGACATGACCGATTGTCGGCTGGTTGGCAATATCGGCAAAGGCATCGATTTTAGGATCATAGGAAATCGCGATGAACGGTGTTGTTTGAATCGCAGCAAAGATTAATGAATGCAGGCGCATCCCGATCAATATATCCGCGTGACCGATAATCGCAATTTTTTCTTCGATTGATAAGTTACCCGGAGCGACAAGGCTTGGTTCAGCCATCATTTGTGCCAGCTGGAACGAAGCTTTTTCATCATGCTCATCATGCATCGGGATGAAGACAATGCGCTGACCAGCTTGTGCGAGTAATGCCAAGCCATCGACAATTTTTTGTTTAAAGTCCACATCAGAGGGCCAATCGCGCACACTGACCGCAATATAGCCACCCTCAAATGCTTGATAGTCGAGCCAGCTGCTTTTGAACGCCGCAGCATTCAAGCCAATCACCGGGTCAGGGACAATCGACATCGGCTTATTGACACCGATAGTAGTTAAAAGCTGGCGAGAGGCCTCATCACGTAGCGTAATTTGGTTGACCTTGTTTAACGTAAATTTCGTCAGCCACTTACTAAGCGATTGATTGATGGGCCCCATCCCTTGTGCATAGACGAAGACAGGCTTTTTATGAAACTTGGCAATTTGCATAATAGCGCAGTAGTAAGGGATCGACTTCATGCTCGTTTGGTCCTGAAGTAAGCTCCCCCCTCCACTGATCAAGCCATCTGCACGCTTTAAGACTGCCGATATGTCCTTAATTTTCCAACGATTCACCGCTTTGACACCATAAGTGGTAGCAGTGTGCTCGGGATTATTCGATAGCACCGTTAATTCAACAGCAGGCTCTAGCTTACGTAGGGAAGTGACGATCGATAGTAAAATCGCCTCGTCGCCTACATTGTCAAAGCCGAAATAGCCAGAAAGAACGATATGCATTATGACCACCTCGCGATAGCTTTTTTCACAATTTTCGCTAAAACAATATAAACCCCAATAAATACTAACCCAACAACAAAGCCGAATACGATACTATAAAGCGTACGTAATATCGAAACGTCTAATGGAATGTGTAGGTGTGTAAAGGTATTCATAATTGATAAGAAGCCAATGACACCAGGTATTAATAAAATGCTACCAAGCTTTTTGTTAATGCCCATTACATAAAGTGCTAAAACAAAGAATGGGAAGCCAATTAAAAATTCCTTCGTACGTGGACGAACATACAGTGTATCTTCTAACCATTGACGAATCGCGAGCTCAAGCGCACTTGCTGTACCCGCGTTGCCCGTACGCGTGATGTAAAACACACCAATCGCCGCAATGACGACGAATAATAGAAGATGCCAGTAGCGAACCTCCATATTCACAAGCTTCACCGTACGTGTAAGGGCATGTTTATAGCCATTATCGAAAATATTGTACATTTGCATAATGACGAGGACAATGACCCCAGCAATCGGAATGACATACACCAACTTCACGCCACGGAATGCTTCAATACCAGTTAAGAAAGGATTCCCATTTAGTAAACCAACAACAATGGCAATCCCAACCGCACTAATCGCCACCGCTTTTACGTATTGCACAAGGATGTTACGAATTTTACGAGAGCCTTTTGCTGTCGACATGACTGCATAAATTGGCGTTAAGACCGCGATGATTAGCGCAAAGGCTTGAATGAATAGTAGGCGGTCTAATAGGAAGTAGGCCGCAGCGAGTAAAATCATCCCTGCTGTCACGACTAAACGTAGCGGATGGCATTTGATAATACTAAACATCAGGTACGTAAATAAAATGCCTGCTAGTAAAATAAGCGCCGTTGACCAAGCCGGAATCGTTACAGGCTCAAGTACAGATGGCTTACCTAGCGTGAACGATGATGGAACGGCCTTTTGAATAGCCATTAAGTAATCTGTTGCTAGTTCTAGATTTTCCTCCACATCACCTTTCGTTTTCACATGGTAGAAAATCGATTTAATATTACGTTCTTTAATCGCACGCACTGTACGCTCCACCATGACCTGCTTTGTAAGTGCTGGCTGACGGTTAATATCGATACTGTGTAGGCGGACAAGATTATAATCCGTTTGACGCGCAACCGTTTGCTCACCCTTTAGCTGATTGCCTTCGATTAAGTAGAAGAAATAGCCAGCCTCCTGTAAAGCCTTGACGAATTTTGGTTGAGCGGTTTGACCAAATCCGACCGATTCTTCACCCATCCCAAGTAAGCCAGATGTCGAATCACTTTTTAGGTCGACTAATTGGGCAACAATTTTACCGTTTACTTCAGCGGTTTCGGCATTTGTTACGCGGAAAACATGCTGTAAATTGTGCTGCGCAATTGTTTGCAGTGCTTGTTCATCATAGCCAATCGGTGTATCCAAATCATAGAATTCATTGGAGCTGGCTAGGAAGTAGAAGGGCTCGTCACCAATCAACGTTTTTTCAACGTTCATTGTATCCGTAATGAGCGCTTGGTGATGCTCATTTTCAGGAATCGAAATATAGAAGCCTGTTTTTTTGATGTCTACTTCATCACGATAAGGCGTGAAGCGTAGCATCGTAGCTAACTCATCTTCTTCAAAGACGGATAGCACATTTTGCGTTTGTAAATCTTTTAAGCTCAGAGGACTTAAACTAACCGTTGTTAAACCGGCATCCTTCAAGTCTGATAAAATCTCGTCTACAGAGAGCTCACTTTCCATAGATAGCGTTAGAATTTCCTCATATGGAATAATGACCTCATAGCTATGATTGCTCTGCTCGGCATTCCAGCGATTGATTAAGCCAATGGAGCCTGCTAGCAATAATATCAGAATGGCTGCCCATAGCCATATGCGTTTATTTTTCATAGAAGTACGATTGCCCCCGTTTCTTTCTTTAATCTGTATTTTTTTCCCAAGAACAGGGATGCGTTTTAAATCTTCTGGATGAATGGCACGAAGCACCCAAAGAAGGGCAAAGTACACAGCGCCACCAATCGCCATTGCGACGAACACATAGCCGAGCGCGAGCATACGCCCAAAGTTTGCGACATCAAGCCACAAAGTAGGAAGCCCTACGATAAGCGCCATTATAATAGAAGAAAGTATAATTTTTAACGTTGTGGCATTGAAAGCCGAAAAGCGAATTTTACGTAAAATAAAGACTGTGTTCACAAGGAATACGACTGCATACACCACTAATGTAGACCACGCAGCCCCCTCTAAGCCAAATTGCTGAATCAAAACGATATTCAGGACAATTTTGAGCCCCACACCGATCAAAATAATCGAGGCAGCAAGCTTAGCCAGGTTCATGCCTTGTAAAATCCCCGTACTGACAAGAGTCAATGAGGTAAATACGGCACTCGCATTAATAATGGCAAGCATGGCGCTACCTTCAATATTGGTATACAGCGCAAGGTTCAATGGTAATGTTAATGCTAGTAAGCCCATTGCAGCTGGCCATGTAATAAGATGCGTCATGCGATACGTTTGCTCGATGACCGAGCGTGTACCCGCGACATCGTTTTGCGCCAGTTTTTTTGTAATGAGCGGTACGAGCGGTAGAATAATAGACGACGCAAATACTGTAGTAATTTGAACTAATGTCACCCCACGACCATAAAGCCCGTAAAGATAGTTAATTTCCTGCTGTGCAGAAATCCCGATTTGCTTTAAGGCATAGGTAGCGGTAAACGAATCGACAAAGTTGAATAAGGCCATCGTAACCGAACCAATCGCAATCGGAATCGAAATTTTTAAAATCGTGCCACT containing:
- a CDS encoding SWIM zinc finger family protein translates to MSSSFSDVAHSHKEFIEKTLQRFEEQLHPSANEDAELVTRAMFSVRNQAIKLRSYSAFTQLLVCQIQDVRTTEVTVSFTQQQISCTCPQRKLCRHQLAVIFKLSQYFISLQDWLAKWRAKKTVQLHTLASERSPESWQRMADEVLNYTFKEQRPIDCFFISSLLENARSKLQRQRPFEQEWQQLFDLYMEVALMKRLLQHAMKTGMAMNTNYINYYLENALNRMGVAIEHISKTTRLFAAEPFFDALQLMVRDILLLEKEAAHFRLALYLQFWTKLFTEQKRLTAELAILEKTNAPVDIDLSVVKALFYIILRASTPLERILQEMSLENVESFIDVAQQSLEKGYLAEASMILKQAIPFLQSFIQEQLSPVRRQQYTRKLVVLYEQIELTEAEELSLYTAFGKYGIEAFADYLLRLGRYREWVALHQLYPTSIAYLEQSGLKIVVAHAPEVALPLYHYYAMEEINQKSRYNYKQAVRIWRAMKSAAKKAGKLDYFESYINAIQQQFKRLRALQEEITKSNLIVS
- the csaB gene encoding polysaccharide pyruvyl transferase CsaB, which gives rise to MHIVLSGYFGFDNVGDEAILLSIVTSLRKLEPAVELTVLSNNPEHTATTYGVKAVNRWKIKDISAVLKRADGLISGGGSLLQDQTSMKSIPYYCAIMQIAKFHKKPVFVYAQGMGPINQSLSKWLTKFTLNKVNQITLRDEASRQLLTTIGVNKPMSIVPDPVIGLNAAAFKSSWLDYQAFEGGYIAVSVRDWPSDVDFKQKIVDGLALLAQAGQRIVFIPMHDEHDEKASFQLAQMMAEPSLVAPGNLSIEEKIAIIGHADILIGMRLHSLIFAAIQTTPFIAISYDPKIDAFADIANQPTIGHVEQDDWTGKDLFKQAEQMLAERESIEAALRAQIIVLHEQAEQTAQLALNLFKGK
- a CDS encoding transcriptional regulator → MIQVQFMKPFYTKLSDSKLRLVFAYQYFSITKDEEIFHFIPIEGKEMIVDLNTMQVENLSEVFVFQRGNRFVRLPLYQLLLVSNVHEYLTPIIENVSTQIKPSQVEPLYQFDEEVEGIVRGLVEENLSRLIDNALESRNEALFHDLMVEKAKFTGGYAAS
- a CDS encoding DUF5693 family protein; amino-acid sequence: MSQSTLVKSTLILTIATLLSKILGSIFRVPLQNIAGDEVLGIFSLVYPVYMVALYLSVAGIPLAISKLIAEANTRGNAWQVKKIYLTASILAICFGLFSFTLIFSFSHVLADWLGGPSTRFALIIVALTLLVAPYMAVYRGFFQGYDDMRPTAMSQVLEQLIRAVLIIVAAYVLVQMELSTEIIAGGVMIGSVLGALASLIYLRFKYQRSSLKVASAEKYQASDFSKWSGTILKISIPIAIGSVTMALFNFVDSFTATYALKQIGISAQQEINYLYGLYGRGVTLVQITTVFASSIILPLVPLITKKLAQNDVAGTRSVIEQTYRMTHLITWPAAMGLLALTLPLNLALYTNIEGSAMLAIINASAVFTSLTLVSTGILQGMNLAKLAASIILIGVGLKIVLNIVLIQQFGLEGAAWSTLVVYAVVFLVNTVFILRKIRFSAFNATTLKIILSSIIMALIVGLPTLWLDVANFGRMLALGYVFVAMAIGGAVYFALLWVLRAIHPEDLKRIPVLGKKIQIKERNGGNRTSMKNKRIWLWAAILILLLAGSIGLINRWNAEQSNHSYEVIIPYEEILTLSMESELSVDEILSDLKDAGLTTVSLSPLSLKDLQTQNVLSVFEEDELATMLRFTPYRDEVDIKKTGFYISIPENEHHQALITDTMNVEKTLIGDEPFYFLASSNEFYDLDTPIGYDEQALQTIAQHNLQHVFRVTNAETAEVNGKIVAQLVDLKSDSTSGLLGMGEESVGFGQTAQPKFVKALQEAGYFFYLIEGNQLKGEQTVARQTDYNLVRLHSIDINRQPALTKQVMVERTVRAIKERNIKSIFYHVKTKGDVEENLELATDYLMAIQKAVPSSFTLGKPSVLEPVTIPAWSTALILLAGILFTYLMFSIIKCHPLRLVVTAGMILLAAAYFLLDRLLFIQAFALIIAVLTPIYAVMSTAKGSRKIRNILVQYVKAVAISAVGIAIVVGLLNGNPFLTGIEAFRGVKLVYVIPIAGVIVLVIMQMYNIFDNGYKHALTRTVKLVNMEVRYWHLLLFVVIAAIGVFYITRTGNAGTASALELAIRQWLEDTLYVRPRTKEFLIGFPFFVLALYVMGINKKLGSILLIPGVIGFLSIMNTFTHLHIPLDVSILRTLYSIVFGFVVGLVFIGVYIVLAKIVKKAIARWS